A stretch of the Camarhynchus parvulus chromosome 4, STF_HiC, whole genome shotgun sequence genome encodes the following:
- the AREG gene encoding amphiregulin: MERRALPAPVVLRRLLLPSFSLCLCRHPPWVRTMRAVVLMAALAVLAANRAAAGSSPNATEPQRHEEREAGSPEGEPVPGPDYEEDEEEYEEAPPVHQYIVDDLIRVEPVVKPKPAKRGGEKNAGKSRRKKNRGKNKKKGTPCEMEYKNFCIHGECIYLEHLQMVTCKCHQDFFGERCGEQFMKTQRKNDVADYSKTVLVVVAVLLSSVSFITVLIIVIVQVRKKCPQYEEKEERKKLRQENRNGNVGV, translated from the exons ATGGAGAGGCGCGCGCTGCCGGCACCTGTTGTGCTGCGGCGACTCCTTTTGCCCTCattctctctgtgtctctgtcGCCACCCGCCCTGGGTACGGACGATGCGCGCCGTGGTGCTGATGGCCGCGCTGGCCGTGCTGGCAG CGAACCGTGCGGCCGCCGGGTCCTCGCCCAACGCCACGGAGCCGCAGCGGCACGAGGAGCGGGAGGCCGGGAGCCCTGAGGGCGAGCCCGTGCCGGGTCCTGACtatgaggaggatgaggaggagtaTGAGGAGGCGCCGCCCGTCCACCAGTACATCGTGGACGACTTGATCCGAG TTGAACCTGTGGTTAAACCCAAGCCAGcaaagagagggggagagaagaatgCTGGCAAgtcaagaagaaagaagaacagagggaaaaacaagaagaaagggACTCCCTGTGAAATGGAATACAAAAACTTTTGCATCCATGGAGAATGCATTTACCTAGAACATCTCCAGATGGTGACCTGCAA GTGtcatcaggatttttttggtgagcGCTGTGGTGAACAGTTCATGAAGACTCAAAGGAAGAATGATGTGGCAGACTACTCAAAGACTGTGCTGGTAGTGGTAGCTGTGCTGCTCTCGAGCGTCAGCTTCATTACTGTACTTATCATTGTGATAGTGCA GGTCAGGAAAAAGTGTCCTCAGtatgaagagaaagaagaaaggaaaaaactgcgacaagaaaacagaaatggcaATGTTGGTGTGTAA